The Chloroflexota bacterium genome contains the following window.
CGGAGACAGACCGGCCGTACTCAGCAAGCGGGATGCACCCGTACGCAGGCTAATCCGCTTGAGTTGGCTTCTGGCGGGAAAGATGTGTGACACCGTACCGCTGCGGGAGACCGAGTAGATATAGAGATAGCCGCCGCCGACAGCAATTGACCCGAGCGCTGTTGTCAATTCGGTCTCCACGATGGTCTGACCGAACTGTTCGGTCGTGCGCGGCTCGACCGGATCGGGCAGCACGATCTCCTGTAGCTGGCCATCAGGAGCGAGCCTCAAGACGCGCTGATAGGCCAGGTCAGCCACGTACAGATTGCCAGCCTCGTCGATGGCGACGTCCTGCGGTACTGGTCGAAGGTCTGGTCGCTCCTGGGGGAGACCGATGATCTCCAGTACGGCACCGGTCGGTGAGAGACGTTGGAGACGTCCATTCCCGGCATCGGCCACGACCAGATTGACGGGCCAGTTCCAGGCTCTCCGGGCCGTCACCGGCCTGACCAAACTGTCCCAATGGCTGGCCAGACGCCGCGTAGCGGACCAAGAAGTACGGTTCTGGCCCGCTGAGCGGCAGCGGATCCGCGAAGAGCACGACGATGTCGCCACCTGGAGCCACGACGATTCCTCGGATCGTTCCGACATGCTCGATGTAGCCGGGCCAGATCGGGAACGAGCCGGCTGGAGCACCATCCGGAGTGAGCTTCTGGATGCGCTTGTTGACCGGATCTCCGACGTACGCTATTCCGCTGGCATCGATGCCGACGCCGCTACGTGCGGCCAACTCACCGGGCGCGTCGCGGGCGCCAGCGAAGACCTTCCAGTGACCGGGAGTCGTCACGTCTGCCGGTACTGCCGGCGGAATGAGCGTCACCCTGGCCGGCTCGTTCGCAAGTGCTGCGTGGGTACCTACAATGGCCACAGCCAGGACGAGACACACGATGATGATGAAGAACCGAGCGTGGCGGGTCACCTGCCTGTTCCCGGCTCGTCTCGTTTCGGCTGAGGTGCCCGCCACGAGGCAACCTCCCGCTTGCTTGCCGGATAGTCGCTCTACCATGGAGCACCTCGTCGACTGCCGCCGCCGTAGGGGACAACAGATCTTGCCTCGCGAGCATATCAGCTTCTCGTCTCAGGTTCGCAAGTGCAGGTGCCAATGGTCAAAGAAGTGGGACATTTTCGTGTCTGCTGGGTCATTCGTCGGACATTCAGCCTATGCGGCTCTGCCAAGGCAGGACTAAGCTGTACCTGACCGTCCATTTCGGATAGGGGGTCGCACATGTACTTCCAGAACTACAATCCAACTGGCAATGTCGTCTTCTCCACACTCGCTGCTGCTCTGCCCATCGTCGTCCTGCTCTACTTCATCGCATTGCACCCGCACCGGGACGCCGAAGGTCGGCGGCACCTCGGAGTCAGCGCGCCGCTGGCGGCGCTGATCGGCGTCGTGGCCGCGTTCGCGGTGGCGCTCGGCGTGATGGGCATGCCGCTGGCCGGCAGCATCTCGGCGTTCGTGCTGGGCGTCCTGTCAGGGTTCATGGGGATCATCTGGATCGTCGTGGCGGCGATGCTGCTCTACACGATCACCCTGATCAGCGGGAACTTCGAGATCGTCAAAGAGTCGATCATTCACATCTCGTTTGACCGGCGGCTCCAAGTGTTGCTGATCGCCTTCTCGTTCGGGGCGATCATCGAGGGAACCTCCGGGTTCGGGACACCCGTCGCCATCGCCGGGGCGATGATGGTCGGCCTCGGCTTCGCACCGCTGCAGTCGGCGGTGCTGAACCTGCTGGCGAACACCGCGCCCGTCGCCTGGGGAGCCATCGGCACCCCGATCATCACCCTCGCCGCCGTGAGCGGCCTCCACGAAGTCACGATCTCTGCCATGGCCGGACGGCAATTGCCGTTCGCATCGGTGCTGGTGCCGTTCTGGCTGGTCGCTACGTTCGTGCGAATGGAGGGCGGATCGTGGGGCGAGGTCTGGGAGGTCTGGCCGGCGACGCTGGTAGCCGGCGGCGTCTTCGCCGTCGCCCAGTTCGTCGTCTCGGGAACCGAGGGGCTGCACCTGCTGACCGACGTGATCTCGGGCATCGTGTCGGTGGTGGCGGTGGTGCTGTTCCTCCAGGTCTGGCATCCGCGACGCCGATTCTTGCTGCGGGTCGAACGGCTGGCCGCCACGGCAGGCGGTGGAGACGACAGCGCTGGCGGGCCGGCCGACGAGGCGCGGTACCGATATCCGTACACACTCGGGCAGACTGTGCGTGCCTGGGTGCCCTGGGTCTTGCTCGTGATGTGCGTGGGCGTGTGGGGCGCTCCCAGCGTCAAGACGGCGTTCGACACAGCGTTGCCACCGGTAGAGGCCCAGGTGCTCGGCCTGCATGTCAGCGGCACGGCCTCGCGCCCCGTCTTCGATATGCCAGCGCTCCACCTGCTGGTGCAGCGCACCCCGCCCGTCGCCGCCGCCGACGCCAGACCCGAGGCCGCACAGTTCCCGCTGAACTGGCTCTCGGCGGCGGGCACCGGCGTGTTCGTGGCGGCAGTGCTGAGCGGGCTGTTCGTGCGCCTCTCGGCCGGCCAGTGGGCTGAAGCGGGCTCGCGGACGGCCCGACGGATGCGCATCCCGATCCTGGTTATCGCCCAGGTGCTGGGCATCGGCTTCCTGAC
Protein-coding sequences here:
- a CDS encoding lactate permease LctP family transporter, which produces MYFQNYNPTGNVVFSTLAAALPIVVLLYFIALHPHRDAEGRRHLGVSAPLAALIGVVAAFAVALGVMGMPLAGSISAFVLGVLSGFMGIIWIVVAAMLLYTITLISGNFEIVKESIIHISFDRRLQVLLIAFSFGAIIEGTSGFGTPVAIAGAMMVGLGFAPLQSAVLNLLANTAPVAWGAIGTPIITLAAVSGLHEVTISAMAGRQLPFASVLVPFWLVATFVRMEGGSWGEVWEVWPATLVAGGVFAVAQFVVSGTEGLHLLTDVISGIVSVVAVVLFLQVWHPRRRFLLRVERLAATAGGGDDSAGGPADEARYRYPYTLGQTVRAWVPWVLLVMCVGVWGAPSVKTAFDTALPPVEAQVLGLHVSGTASRPVFDMPALHLLVQRTPPVAAADARPEAAQFPLNWLSAAGTGVFVAAVLSGLFVRLSAGQWAEAGSRTARRMRIPILVIAQVLGIGFLTRYAGLDAVLGLAFTATGVLYPFFAAYLGWLGVFLTGSDTASNALFGSLQRITAEQLGLNPILIVAANSSGGVMGKMIDAQSITVATAACYEDPQEGAHAVGPIFRTVFWHSIALAAFIGVVVMLQAYVFPWMVPTPPGG